The DNA sequence GCCGGCGGCGACGTCGTCGTGCGGACCGACCGCCTCACCCTGCGCCGGGCGCGCGCCGAGGACGCCGAGGCCTACCTGGCGTGGCGGTCACTGCCCGACGTCATGAAGTACCTCTACCAGGACCCATGGACGGCACAGGTCGCCCACGAGCGCCTGGCCACCTGGGAGGTCGGCGCCTTCTCGGAGCCGGGGGACACCCTCATGCTCGCCGTCGACGGTCCCGACGGCGTCGTGGGCGAGGCACTGCTGCGGTGGGCGCCCGGGCAGGGGCAGGTCGAGCTCGGATACGCGTTCCACCCCGACGTCGCCGGGCTCGGATACGCGACCGAGGCCGGGAGGGTGCTGCTGTCCGTCGCGTTCGAGCAGTTCGGGTTCCACCGAGCGTTCGCCCGCATCGACGCCGAGAACCTCGCCTCGGTGCGCGTGGCCCAACGGCTCGGGATGCGGCTGGAGGCCAGGTTCGTCGAGAACGACTGGCGTCCCGCCGACGGCGTGTGGGCGAGCGAGCTGGTCTACGCCGTGCTCGCAAGCGAGCACGCGGCACGACGGCGCAGGTGAGAGCGGGGCACGAGCGACCGTGCGCGGGCGAGGTGGTCGGGAGCGCCGCGCAGGTGCGGTAGTATTTCCGTCGGCCCTTCGGGGTCGGGAGTCCGGTAGGGCTCCTTCGGGCTGTGGCGCAGCTTGGTAGCGCACTTGACTGGGGGTCAAGGGGTCGCAGGTTCAAATCCTGTCAGCCCGACCGATCGATTTGGGTCTCTGATCTGCTGAAGAGCAGGTCAGGGCCCTTTTCGTTGGGCCGGGCTGGGCGGTGCGCCGCTACCCGAAAGGCCCAGATCTTGGTCCAGGCATCGAAAAGGCATCAGAAACTCCCACGTCCAGCCCGTGGTCGGCCCTTTCCGGTGGCCTCGCCGTGTAGGTGCGTCCGAGCCGCGCCGAGCCGTGTGGAGCGAGGCGCGCACCTGCTGGGCATGAGCAAGCACACCACGCCCCGCGGCGGGCTCGAGCCGCTCCTGAGCATCGCGGAACTGTCCGAGTACATCGGCGTCCCGATGAAGACCATCAAGGACTGGCGGGTCAAGGGCGAGGGCCCGGCCGCCATCAAGATGGGCAACCACGTCCGCTATGACGTGCGCGACGTCCGCGCCTGGATCGAGGCATGCCACGAGGTGTCGGCCGGCGTGCCCGCGTCCGCGGGACGGAGGTGAGACCCGGTGGGTCGACCTCGCACCCCGATCGGCACGCACGGGGAGGTCCACTACACGGACACCCCGTCCGGCAAGGTCAAGGCGCGCGTGCGTCTGCGGGAGTACGACGGTCGCACCCGCCTGGTGTCGGCGACGGGAAGGTCCAAGGCCGAGGCGCTCCGCTTGCTCAACAAGCGGATCGCCGACAACGACCTCGCCCGCACGTCCACACATGGCGGGCTGTCGGCCGACTCCCTCTTCGGTGACCTCGTCGACGCGTGGCTCCAGCACCTCGACGACACCAACCGTCTCGCCGACTCGACGCGGTACCGGTACGAGCGGGACATGCTCACCCACGTCCTGCCCGCGTTCGAACACCTCGCGTTGCGCGAGATCACCGTCCGGCGAGTCGACCAGCTCCTCCAGCAGTTGCAGCGGCGGTCCTACAACCGGGCGCAGAAGGCGCGGGTCGTCCTGAGCCTCGCCTTCAAGCTCGCGGTGCGCTGGGAGGTGGTGGACCGCAACCCGGTCCGCGACACCGAACCGCTCGTCCGGCCCGCGAAGGTCGCCCAGGCGCTCAACGTGCAGACGGTCCAGCTCATCCGCGACCTGGTCGCCGACTGGGAGGCTGGGCGCGCCGGCAAGTCCGGCCCGAAGCCAGACGGGCAGGTCCTCGCGGTCATCGAGGCCATGCTCGGCACGTCCGCTCGCATTGGCGAGGTGCTGGCCCTCAGACGCTGCGACCTCGACCTCGACAGGAAGCGCCCGACGGTCCGCATCGCCGGCACGATCATCTCGATCAACGGCAAGCCCACCATCCGGCAGGACCACCCGAAGACGAGCCGATCCCGGCGCACAATCGTGGTCCCACCGTTCACCGTCGCCGCCCTGCGGTCGCGCCTGGCCCGGATCGGCGACGTCGAGCCGGAGCACCTGGTCTTCTTCACCCGCAACGGGACGCCGATCACGGCCAACAACTACCGGCGCTCGCTGCGGCGCATCCTTGACGGCTCGGAGGCCGCCGGCGTGACGCCGCACGCGTTCCGGCGCACCGTCGCGACAACGGTCGACCGGGCCGTCGGCATCGACCTCGCTGCCGAGTTGCTCGGGCACACGACGACGGAGGTCACGCGCGTCCACTACATCGAACCGAACGAGTACGTGAACCCGGCGACGGCGGACATCCTGCAGAGGTCGCTGGGACCGGACGCCAAGGTGACGGACCCCCGCAAGGCGAGCAAGAAGGCGAGCAGACAGAGGGGCAAGAGTGGCAAGAAGGGCCGGAAGACGAAGAGCTCCTGACAAGCGGGAGCCGTGCGGGTCCGCCCGGCACGTCGAGCGCGACGCACTCCCGGTCGGGTTCGGCGCTTACACGGAGGGCCCCGCGTGCGGGGCGATGGCTCCCGGTTGTTGTGAGCGTCCGACGGCGTCGTGGGGGTGGTGGCGTCGCTCGATGAGGCCCTCGTCGGCCAGGCGGGCGAGGGCGAACGCCACCGGCTTGCGACTGGTCCCGTACTCGCGTGCGAGTTCGGTGGCTGTGGGGAGTGACCGGTCCGCGCCGTGCGTGGTGACCCGTTGCCGCAGGTCGTCGTAGATGCGCCACCGCGTCGTGCGGGCGGGTGGGTGGCCACTGGACACCACGTAGGTGCCGGAGGTCGCGCCGTCGTTGTGGGTGGCGACCCGGCCGGTGGCGGCCAGGGCGCGTAGCGCCTTGTAGGCCGGGGCGCGGGTGGTGTGGTGGGTGGCGGCCAGGGTGCCGACCGTGGGGAGGCGTCCGGTGTAGGTGCCGTCGTCGATCCGGGTGCGGATCTCCTCGTACACGGTGCGCCATGTCGCGCCGGTCGGAGTGGGTGGGGGTGTGTGGCCGGCGACGTAAGCGCCCGCGGTGGGTCCTGTTCCCGTGACGGTGACGACCAGCCCGTCCTTGACCAGCTGTCGCATTGCCTGCCCGGGGGCGCCCGTGCTGGACCCGTACCGGGTGGCGATGTCGCGGCGTGAGGGCAGCCGCCCGGCGTAGGTGCCGTCCTCGATCCCGGCGCGCAGGTCGGTGTAGATGGTCCGCCATAGTGCGCCGTCGTGCCGGCCCGCTCGTGGGACGACGAACAGGCCGCGCCGGTTCCCGCTGACCTGATGGCGGACCAGCCCCTCGTCGACGAGCTGGGCCACGGCGTGCGCTGCATCCGCGGGGTCGACGTCGTAGGCGCGGGCGAGGGTGGCGGGGGAGTCGAGCCGCCCGGCCAGGGACCCGTCGCGGATGCGGGCGGCGACGTCGTCGTGCGCCCGCCGCCACGAGGAACCGCTGGGAGCCGCGGCGACGTCGATGCCCGCGCGCGGCCCGCCGTGACGGGGGACGAGGAGTCCCTCGGCGGTCAGGGCGACGGTCGCCTGGTGGACGGTCGACGCGCTCGTGCCGTACTCGTTCGCCAGGGCCCGCGTCGTGGGCAGCCGCCCCGTGAGACGGCCATCGGCGATCCGCGCGGCAAGGTCGTCGTGGACGGCCCGCCACCTCGGGGTGGGGTCAGGCGGACGGGTGCCGCGGGTGAAGGTGCCGCCGTGGGGCCCGCGGACGCGCTGGACAAGACCATCTCTGGCAAGCGCCGCAGCGGCGGTGTGGACCACCGTGGTGGTCACGCCGAACTCGGCGGCGAGAGCCTTCGTCGACGGCAGCCGCCCGCGGTAGGTGCCGTCCTCGATGCGGGCGCGCAGCTCGCGGTAGACCGTCGCCCACGTGACCGGCTCACCCGGCGAGGCGGGGGCGGTCGCGCCTTGCCTGGCGGGGCTGATGGTGATGATCCCGTCGCCCGCCAGGCGGGCGAGAGCATCGCGGGCCACGGCCGTCGTGGTGTTGTGCCGATGAGCGAGCGCCGACGGCGAAGGCAGCGCACCGGCGTAGGTGCCGTCCGCGACCCGGGCTCGGACCGCGGCATACACGCGCGCGACCGGCGAAGGCATCGACGCCGGGTGAGTGGGCGACAAGCGAGTGGACGACGGCGGCGCGGTGGCCTCGGCGAGCGTCGCGAGCAGGACGGTGAGTTGCTCGCGGGCGGCGGTGGCGTCGTGTCCTGGCATGTGCCGCGTCGAGGTGTCGCGGGGCGGGAGGGCGGCGACGGCGTCCAGGGCGTGGTGCAGATCGGGGGCGTTGTCCGGTGTGGCGAACGCGTGGACGGGGTGCAGGGTGCGGGTGGTGCGCACGACGGGGCCGGGCCTGACGCCGACGACGACCGTGTACAGGCGGGTGCGGATGGCGTGGTCCACGACGTCGAGCAGGGTTCGGGTGGCCGCGTCGACGGCGTCGCCAAGCCGTGTCTCCTGGTCGAGGGCCAGGGTGTCGACGGCGGCGAGGGAGGCTGCGGCATCCTGCGCGAGAGGGGTGGCCTGCTGGGCTCCGGCGCCGGAGTGGACGTCCTGCAAGGCAAGCCATAGCGCGTCGAGCGCGCCCGCCCGGCTGGACCAGGTGGTGTGCGTGCCGATGGTCGCGGCGTGGTCGCTGATGCGGGTCAGCGCGGCGGCGACATCGGCTGCGGCGCGGGCGTGCGGGGTTGCCGCGCGCAGGCCGCCGGTCAGCGTGCCCAGCGCCCACAGCGTCTCGCCGACGCCGTCGTGGGACGGCGGGCGTGTGGGGGTGGCCGGGGCGCGGAAGCCGAGATGGTCGAGCCCGGCCCGGGGAGCGGATGCGTCGACCGGAACGGTGGGCAGCGGTGCCCACGGGCCCACCCGTGCGGCGTGCAGCGCCGGTGCGAAGCGGGTGCCGAGATGGGTGAGCACGTCGCGCACGAGTGCGGCATCGCCGGTGAGGGTGGCGGCCTGCTCGACGGTCAGCGGTCCCAGGGCGGGCAGTTCTCGTTCGGCGAGCAGGATCGAAGCCCGCGCGGTGTCTTGCCATGCGGCCACGAGGGGGATCACCCCTGCGAGGAGGTCGCCGTCCGCCAGCACGGGGATGCGGCCGCCGGACGTCAGAGCGTCGAGCTCGCGTGCATGCGCTGCAAGCGGAGTGGGGAGCAGGCGGGGCGAGGTGAGGTCTGGGGCGGGTGGTGCCAGTGCCCGCGCCGCGGACAGGTCGGCGTGCGCGGCGACGTGTGCTGCGACCCGGGCGGCAGCCCGCTCGGCGGCGAGGGCCGCGACGCGGTCGGGCGACGGTGCGACCCCTGTGCGACGGACGAGCTCGGCGGTAGCCGACGCCGCGGCAGACCGGGCGATCCGCCCCCCGAGCGTCGACGCGTCGGCCTGGCCCCTCACCGCGAGGGCGCGCGCGGCACCAACCCGCGCACCCTTGCGCCGTGCGGCCTCGTCGACCCGCTGCGCGTAGGCGACCTCTTGGGCGTGTGCGGCCTCGGCTTCGGCCGCGATCATCGTCATGCGCGCAGCGGCCCTGACCACGGGGGTGCGCAAGCGGGTGATCTGCGCCAGCGCGGCAGTGCGGGTGGTGTCCGCTCCAGGTCCGACGCCGACCTTGGCCAGATCGGCGTCGGGCCGCGCGAAGGTGCTCGCAAGAGTGTGTAGGGACCCGAGCAGGTCCCGGAGCGCGGCGCCGTACGTCATCGCGCGCCCCGCTCGCTCGCCTCAAGGGCGACCGCGGCATCGAGTCCGGTGACGACGACGGCGACGTCGTCGGGCGGCTTGCCGAACGTGACCAGGCGCGAGATCGCGGCCCGTGCCGCCTCGACCAGTGCGGGGCGTGGGGCGTCGAGGTCCTCGACGTGGCAGAGGCCCTCATCCGTGTGGAGGTCGTCGAGCAACCGGACGACGTCGCGGTACGCCCACGCCACACGCGTGCTGGGGGCGCCGAGGTCCAGGGCCCGCAGCGCGGACCGGGCGGTGACGTAGGCGGTGTAGTGCTCGACGCCGAACGTCCTGGTGGGCAGTTCCACAGCGGCCTCCTGCACGCGACGGCGCAGGAGGCGCCGCCGTCGTTACGCAGGTGCGCGGTCAGTTCCAGTACGGGCCCGGTGTCTCTGGCAGATGCCGAGGCAGCGAGGCGGGCGGCGTCGGCGCCCGGCTCGTGGTCGTGCGCCGGTTGTGCGGGGCCTTTGCCTCGTGGTGGATGGCGAGGACGTGCATGCCGGGCTGGTGCTCGGCTGGCGGGCGGGTCAGGCCGTCGCGGTGGGCGAGCGCCGTGATGTGGCCCAGGGCCTCGTGCAGGTCGGAGCGCAGCATCCCGGGCAGCCCGGTGACGGTCAGGATCGGCGGACGGCCCGGATGATGGATCGCTGCCGTGGCGCCCAGGATGTGCTCGGGGCGCTGGTCGAAGTAGGTGTTGAGCCGGACGCGGCGGCCGTCGAGGGGCACATGGACGGTGTCGGCGAAGTCGCGGGACCGAGATGGCTGGCCGTCGGGCCGGCGGGTGAACAGCAGGATGTCGGTCACCGAGTCGGTGCCCGGCAGGTGCGGGCGCAGCGTTCCCGACGGGAGCCGGACGGCACCGATCAGGTCCGCGACGGCCTCGAGCTCGATCCTGGACCGGGGGGTGTGGGCGTCGAGGGTCAGGTGGTTGGTGATGATCGCGGCCAGCCCGCCCGGCTTGACGCACCGCAGGGTGGCCCACGCGAGCGTGGCGTGCAGGAGGGTGCGGGTCACGATCGCGGACGGGGTGGCGAGCTCGACATCGGCGTGGGGCATGACGGTGACGGCGACGTCGTACGCGTCCAGACCACCGCGGAACGGCGTGTCGGGGTCGAGCAGGTCCTGGCCGGGGTGCCCGACGGTCGCGCAGATCGTCGCCACACCCGGGAGGTGCGCGTCGGGGCGGTTGAGGAGGGCGTCCGCGCCGTCGCCCTGGACCAGGACGTGACCGCCAGGGAACCCGAGCCGGTGCAGGCTGAGCCACAGCTCGCGTCCGATCGCCTGCAAGGCCGGCTGGGCGCTGGTGGTCTCCGCGTCGTCAAGGGCCTGATGATCGGCCCGAGTGCGTACCGCTCTGGGGTCGTCGGGCAGGGACATCAGGCGCCCGTGCCGTCAGGGTCGCGGACCAGGCGTAGGTGCGCCTCGGCGGCCGCTTCGATCTGCCGACGGCGGGCGACATCGGCGGCGACGAAATCGCGGAAGTCGGCCTCGCGGTCGGCAAGGTTCACGGCGCACCCGTCGTCGTCGCTGGCCGGTTCGCCGGGCCAAGCGGTCTGCCGGGAAGGGCGGTCCTGGTTGACGCGGGTGCCGCACAGGGCAACCCAGTCGCGCAGCCGCAGGATCGTGTCGGCGAGGTCACGCATCCAGGTGATAGGCGATGACGGTGAGGCTTCGGGGTCGTAGCAGGCAAGCCGGTGCGTGCGCAGCGCCGAGAGCTCCTCGATGAGTTCGGGGTGGCGGTGCCAGTACGGCGGGACGACGGTGGCCGGCAGCGCGAAGCGGTGGCGCAGCCAGTGGACCCACGCGTTGAGATCGGCCCACGCGGCGTCAGCCTCGCCCGCGGTCAGCAGTTCCCACTCGATCGGGCAGGCTGGCTGGTCGCCCCAGTCCGGCCCGGGTGCGGCGACGTACGCGGCGGAGCCGTCGACAAACTCGCGTTCCATGCCGAACAGGTCATCCGGGGGTTCGAACGTCGGGGGCATCGGTCGCTCACCGACCCTGTGCTGCGGCGCCTACGCGCGGGGCGTGTGGGACCGTGTCGACGTGTGGGTCGCGGCTTGCCCTCGGCGATGGCCGACGACGACGGCGGTTGCTGCGCACGACCCGGTAGGTCGTCCAGCGCGAGTCGTGGCCGATGTGCGCCGCGACGAACGTGCTGGTCCGCATCTGCCCGGACGCGATGAACTGGTCACCCGCGCGGAAGTGCCGCAGCGCATGCTCGGCCGCGACGCCGAACATGAGCAACTCGAGCTCGGCTGGTGGCAGACGCCGGTAGGTACCGTCCACGTCGCGGACCTCGGGACGCACGGCGACCTTCGCGCGGAGCATGACCGCGCCGCCGGACGTCTCAGCCTCGTTCGGGTCGGCGACGAACTTGCCGCTGATGGATGGCTCGGTCGGGATCATCTTGACCTCCATGTGCCTTGATGCCGCTTCGAAGCACAGGTGGTCGCCGAGTGTCAGACGGGAGCGCGCCGGTGGACACGTGGACCGGTGGATTGGCGAGTGGCGTTCGCCTCAGTCGCAGAAGCAGGCGCCGGTTTCGGATGGGACCGTGAAGCAGTTGGGACAGGGCGCTCGGATCTCAGCGAGATCTGGCGTCCCTGAACTGCGGTCCTGGAAGTTCGACAACGCGTAGAAACGGCCGTTGCCGTCGGTCACGATCTCGCCCGTAAGTAGGGCGGGGTCGATGGCGTCGAGCCACTGCGCGGCGTTCCAGAAGATGTATCCCGGGGCGATGTACATGGCAACGCGACCGTCGACTCGCGCACCTATGTAACCGGCGGAGTTCGGCTCGTAGAAGTCGGACTCGCTGAGCGCATCGATAGCCGCCTCGATGAGTTGTCGGTCGGTGAAGCTCCAACGGTCGCTCCACGCGAGCACCTGGCTGCGGGACAGGGTGCGGGCCATGAGAGCAGTCTTCCGCACAGGGTGGTCTTTCCGGCGACGATCCGTCGCGCGGGTGCTTGTTTCATCCGAGTTGGAGGATCCGTTCCAAGCCCTGGCGAGCCGAACGCAGCACCTCGACATCGGATCTGGCCAGCCATGGACGAAGGTCGGTAATCAGCGGCGCCGTGGAGCGAAGAAGGGTCAGTCCGACGCCGAAGGGCAGCGTCCGGATCTGCTCGGGTGGCAGGACCGGCACCCGGCGGGTCGATGTCTGCGTCGACCGCTCCCCGTCTCGTCCGACGGTTGTCGACGTCGTGACCTCGTCGCGCTCGCCGATGAGCGCGGACAGCGCCCGCAGGTCGTCGGCCGAGGACGAGCCGCCCAGGATGACCTTCGTGATCGCCGCGTCCCAGATGGCGCCGGCCGCGGACCGTCCCCAGTTCTCGCGCGCGAGTTCCAGGGACTGGAGCACGGGCATGGTGGTGATCCCGGTGCCGCCGCCCTCGGACATGAGGTGCGGCAGCGAGGGGAGTGGGGCGAGGTTGCCGATCTCGTCGAGCGAGAGCAGGAGTGGCGGGTCGAGCCGTGCCCCGGGTGAGGCGGCGGCCAGCCGTGAGGCGGTCTGGACGACGTCCTCGACGAAGGCTGCGATGAGCGGCCACACGGTCTTCGATCCGGCGCCGGTGGCGAGCAGGTAGAGCGTCCCGTTGTCGCGCAGGAAGTCGGCGGGGGAGAAGTGCTCGCCCGGCGTTGGCGTGACGGCGTCGAGCGTGGCGGGGTTGGCGAGGCAGGCGAGCGCCTGCCCGACCCCGGTCCAGACGGACTCGCGGGTGCGCGGGTCGGCGTGGATGGTTGCCTCCAGCGATTCGGCCCAGCCGGGTGCGGCGTCGGGGTGGGAATGAAGGATTGCGACGGCGTCGGCCGCCGCGGGCGCGTTGACGGACCACGTGTACAGCTCGCGGGCGTCGCGTCCGCCGAGCGCACCGGCATGCAGGAGTGCCTGCAAGGCGGTGCGTGCTTTGCCCTCCCAGAACGATCCCGACTCGACCCCGCCGCCCCGTGACAGCCCGGTGGATGCGGCGAACCCGGTTGCCCGGATGGAGGCCGTCTCCGGGTCCTCGCACCCGCGCAGCGGCGACCAGCGCAACCCGGCCGGCAGGGAGGAGGCGAGGCGTTGCGGGTCGAAGACCGCGACAGGGCCGCGGCGGGCGCGGGCGGTCATGGTGATGGCGAGGTTGTCGGGCCGGGTCGAGGTGGACACGACGGCGCCGGGCGCGTCGAGGATCGTGTTGATGACCAGGTGCAGGCCCTTGCCTGAGCGTGGCGGGCCGAGCACGAGGATCGAGTCCTCGACCGACGCCCAGACCTCCTTGCCGTTGCAGTGCCCGAGGAGGTAGCCGACGTCGGCGGGGGTCGGCTTGGTCAGCGAGGGCCGCAGGTCCTTGGCGCGGGCGACGAGTGCGCGCGCGGACGCCGTCTTGGCGACGTCGGCCCGCGATGCGGTGCCGACGGCGAGGTGCGGATCCTGCTCGCGGCGACGGCGATGCCCGACGGCAAACCGCCACCCCGTCAACGTCACCACAACGACGGCGGCTAAGAGCACGGCGACGACGGCCCAGTACAGGATCGGGCTGAGACCGGGGGAGTCGAGCGCGTCGCCGGGCGCGTCGGCGTGGGTCAGGACGCTCACCCCTGCCCCCAACCCGCCGTCGGGCGTGGGGGCTCCGTCCAATGCCGCGGCGATTGTCCCGGCGAGGCGCAGCACGCCCGCGAGGACTATTGCGGCCCCGACGAGGGTCAGGCCGAGGTTTGTCAGGGAGTCGTTGCCCGACGGCGTTGTCGTCGTCATGCCGCACCCGCCTGCGGGGCGCCGGGGTCGGAGACGACGACGCGGCCGGAGTCGACGCCGAGCAAGATCAGCGGGCCGGGCTTGCGGGCGAGCAGGGCGGGTGGGAGGCGCAGCCCGGCGACGCCGTCGTCGGACGCGGTGCAGGTCGAGACGACGACGCCGATCGACACGTTCTCGCCGGGCTCAAACCCGGACCCGATGACGCCGGACACGATCGGGCGTCCGCCAGGGCGGTGGGCCTGGGGGATGAAGGTGGTCTGGGCGGTGTCGGCGGGGGTGACGACCTCGGTGACCGTTTGGCCGTCGGCGGTGGTGAACTCGACGCGGAGCGGGACGTTGAGCTGGGTGGAGATCTCGGTCAGCAACTGGGGGAGGTCGTCCGTCGTCGGGTGCGGTGTCGTTGGGCTGGACCACCCTCCGCCGTCGACGGTCACGGTGAGGGCGCCGCTCGCGGCGGCGTTCATCCGCACCACGGGCAGCGCGACCGGGACGGTCGACACGCGCCTCACGGGGCCACCGCCAGGGCAGGTGCCGTGGTGGGCACGGGGCGCGCGGTCCGTTGGGCCGGATAGCGGTGGAGGCCAGGTGGGTCGCCGGACGGGACCTGGAACGTGTCGAGGTGGTCGAGGATGCCGACCGCCGTCTTGCGAACCCGCTCCGCGGTCGAGGCGACGACCTGGACCGGGTCGCGGCCGGGGACCGACGTCGCCCACGAGGCGACGTACGGGACGGTGTAGGCGGAGCTGTCGGCGCCGTGGGCGTCGAGGACCATCTGGGCGACGGCCTCGGCCTCGACCTCGGCGATGCCGCGGTGTGCGGGCACGTCGGGGTCGCCGATCTGGTGCAAGCTCGCGTGCGCCCTCTCGTGGATGAGCGACTTCAGCCGGGCCAGTGGGTCCATGTCCTGGCGGACGGCGACCCAGCGCTCGCCGAAGTGGGTCAGGCCGTTCGCGCCGCCGATGGCGGCGGCGTTCGGGACGTCGCGGACCTCGAAGCCGAGGT is a window from the Xylanimonas ulmi genome containing:
- a CDS encoding GntR family transcriptional regulator, translated to MTYGAALRDLLGSLHTLASTFARPDADLAKVGVGPGADTTRTAALAQITRLRTPVVRAAARMTMIAAEAEAAHAQEVAYAQRVDEAARRKGARVGAARALAVRGQADASTLGGRIARSAAASATAELVRRTGVAPSPDRVAALAAERAAARVAAHVAAHADLSAARALAPPAPDLTSPRLLPTPLAAHARELDALTSGGRIPVLADGDLLAGVIPLVAAWQDTARASILLAERELPALGPLTVEQAATLTGDAALVRDVLTHLGTRFAPALHAARVGPWAPLPTVPVDASAPRAGLDHLGFRAPATPTRPPSHDGVGETLWALGTLTGGLRAATPHARAAADVAAALTRISDHAATIGTHTTWSSRAGALDALWLALQDVHSGAGAQQATPLAQDAAASLAAVDTLALDQETRLGDAVDAATRTLLDVVDHAIRTRLYTVVVGVRPGPVVRTTRTLHPVHAFATPDNAPDLHHALDAVAALPPRDTSTRHMPGHDATAAREQLTVLLATLAEATAPPSSTRLSPTHPASMPSPVARVYAAVRARVADGTYAGALPSPSALAHRHNTTTAVARDALARLAGDGIITISPARQGATAPASPGEPVTWATVYRELRARIEDGTYRGRLPSTKALAAEFGVTTTVVHTAAAALARDGLVQRVRGPHGGTFTRGTRPPDPTPRWRAVHDDLAARIADGRLTGRLPTTRALANEYGTSASTVHQATVALTAEGLLVPRHGGPRAGIDVAAAPSGSSWRRAHDDVAARIRDGSLAGRLDSPATLARAYDVDPADAAHAVAQLVDEGLVRHQVSGNRRGLFVVPRAGRHDGALWRTIYTDLRAGIEDGTYAGRLPSRRDIATRYGSSTGAPGQAMRQLVKDGLVVTVTGTGPTAGAYVAGHTPPPTPTGATWRTVYEEIRTRIDDGTYTGRLPTVGTLAATHHTTRAPAYKALRALAATGRVATHNDGATSGTYVVSSGHPPARTTRWRIYDDLRQRVTTHGADRSLPTATELAREYGTSRKPVAFALARLADEGLIERRHHPHDAVGRSQQPGAIAPHAGPSV
- a CDS encoding GNAT family N-acetyltransferase → MDPRSTAGGDVVVRTDRLTLRRARAEDAEAYLAWRSLPDVMKYLYQDPWTAQVAHERLATWEVGAFSEPGDTLMLAVDGPDGVVGEALLRWAPGQGQVELGYAFHPDVAGLGYATEAGRVLLSVAFEQFGFHRAFARIDAENLASVRVAQRLGMRLEARFVENDWRPADGVWASELVYAVLASEHAARRRR
- a CDS encoding single-stranded DNA-binding protein; this translates as MIPTEPSISGKFVADPNEAETSGGAVMLRAKVAVRPEVRDVDGTYRRLPPAELELLMFGVAAEHALRHFRAGDQFIASGQMRTSTFVAAHIGHDSRWTTYRVVRSNRRRRRPSPRASRDPHVDTVPHAPRVGAAAQGR
- a CDS encoding helix-turn-helix transcriptional regulator; the encoded protein is MSKHTTPRGGLEPLLSIAELSEYIGVPMKTIKDWRVKGEGPAAIKMGNHVRYDVRDVRAWIEACHEVSAGVPASAGRR
- a CDS encoding site-specific integrase, with product MGRPRTPIGTHGEVHYTDTPSGKVKARVRLREYDGRTRLVSATGRSKAEALRLLNKRIADNDLARTSTHGGLSADSLFGDLVDAWLQHLDDTNRLADSTRYRYERDMLTHVLPAFEHLALREITVRRVDQLLQQLQRRSYNRAQKARVVLSLAFKLAVRWEVVDRNPVRDTEPLVRPAKVAQALNVQTVQLIRDLVADWEAGRAGKSGPKPDGQVLAVIEAMLGTSARIGEVLALRRCDLDLDRKRPTVRIAGTIISINGKPTIRQDHPKTSRSRRTIVVPPFTVAALRSRLARIGDVEPEHLVFFTRNGTPITANNYRRSLRRILDGSEAAGVTPHAFRRTVATTVDRAVGIDLAAELLGHTTTEVTRVHYIEPNEYVNPATADILQRSLGPDAKVTDPRKASKKASRQRGKSGKKGRKTKSS
- a CDS encoding type IV secretory system conjugative DNA transfer family protein; this encodes MTTTTPSGNDSLTNLGLTLVGAAIVLAGVLRLAGTIAAALDGAPTPDGGLGAGVSVLTHADAPGDALDSPGLSPILYWAVVAVLLAAVVVVTLTGWRFAVGHRRRREQDPHLAVGTASRADVAKTASARALVARAKDLRPSLTKPTPADVGYLLGHCNGKEVWASVEDSILVLGPPRSGKGLHLVINTILDAPGAVVSTSTRPDNLAITMTARARRGPVAVFDPQRLASSLPAGLRWSPLRGCEDPETASIRATGFAASTGLSRGGGVESGSFWEGKARTALQALLHAGALGGRDARELYTWSVNAPAAADAVAILHSHPDAAPGWAESLEATIHADPRTRESVWTGVGQALACLANPATLDAVTPTPGEHFSPADFLRDNGTLYLLATGAGSKTVWPLIAAFVEDVVQTASRLAAASPGARLDPPLLLSLDEIGNLAPLPSLPHLMSEGGGTGITTMPVLQSLELARENWGRSAAGAIWDAAITKVILGGSSSADDLRALSALIGERDEVTTSTTVGRDGERSTQTSTRRVPVLPPEQIRTLPFGVGLTLLRSTAPLITDLRPWLARSDVEVLRSARQGLERILQLG